A window of Macrotis lagotis isolate mMagLag1 chromosome 1, bilby.v1.9.chrom.fasta, whole genome shotgun sequence genomic DNA:
AGGTAAGGAATATAAGAACTCATCTGCTATGAAATTAACCCATATTCAACTTCAGACAACTCATATTGGAAGGAACCTGTACAAAGGTCTTCATTCAGAACTCAGGTCTTAACTGACATTGGCCAGGGTTCACACAGAAGaacagattttttgtttttgtttttgcaaggcaatggagttaagtgatttgtccaaggtcacccaattAATTGTTAGATgtttgaggtggaatttgaactcagatcctcctgattgcaaggctggtgttctatctactgcaccacctagctgactctgGAGAGAAGTTTTAGAATGTGATGAATGTGAGAAAGTCTTCTGTGACGCATCAAACTTCATTAGTCATCAGATTAATTTGTTGTTGAAAAGTCCAGCTGCAGTGAACGTGGGACcaaattcaataattctttatattcttttcaaCAACAGTTGAATAATTCTAGAGAGAATGCAAAAAGGTGCAAAGCCTTTTGTGGCAGGTTACAATAATTAAACACCAGAGGATTCAGACTGGAGAGTAATGTCATAAATGTGAGTTGATCTGTTGGTTGTTGTTCTCTCCAAAAGGAGAACGACTGTATTAGAGTCAAGCAAtgtgtttgactgtggctgatcagaccaataagagctcaGAAGGCTCCACCACAGGTAGGGCACAAATTTGAATTTGTAGGTCTTGCCTCCTAAATGCATTGCAAGTAGGAAAGTTGAATATTTAGTGTTCATCTTATTCCAGATAAAAGGTTCGGCCAGGAGAGAAGCCCGATCAGTTTAATGAATGTAAGGAGGCCTTCGATCTGGGCTCAGATCTCATAAAGCACCACGAGTCATACTGGAGAGAAGTTGTTCACACATGATAAATGTGGAAAATAACTCCTCGTACTTTATTCATCTTCAACTGATGGAGAGGCGCCTCCTCAAGCTGAACCATGCTGAAAACCCTTCCGTGGCGGGTCAAACCAAGTTAAGGAGAATCTTCCTCTTGTAGAGAATGCCTAGAGgtctaataaatgtctgaaagcCGTCTTGGGCAAGGCTAACCTTTTTAGAGGATTCATAATGGGGAGAGAAAGCCATCTAGTTTAGTTGAGCTATGTATGTTTGCATTAAAtgtgttttctgttttctgttgaCTGAGACATTCTCTTTTTCATGTAATGGGGGACTTCCACTTCTGATATTTTCTCATTGATCATGTTGTCTGGAGAATGAATTTGCCTCCATCTTTGGAGCACCAAAATCCCTTTCCCCGACTGTAATCTCTTATCATTTCATCTCCGCCATGCCTTATGACTTCCCCTTGTCTTTTTCCTTCCGACGACTTCCATCCCGGGTGTCCCCCAGAGCTTTCTCGGGCCACGGCCCTTCCGCGggctcctctcctcttcccagtCTCAGGGGGAACCAGTCCCCATCGACATCCTCTCTTCCAGAATCCCTGCCCGGCCCATTGTGCTCCTACTACCCGGGCCATGGCGGGTCAGGGTGGGCGCCCTCGTGTCCCCCCAGCGGCTGCTCCCCCATCTCCTGCCACCCCACTCTGACACCGGGGCCCCCGCCGTGCCCGCCCTGGGCCAGGCCGGGCGCTGCCAACGCCACACGCCGGGGGCAGGGCCTGAGCGGCACAGGTCGCATCTGCTCGGGCGGAGGGCACCCAAGGCCCTCGGGGGCAGGGGTGAGGGAGGGGCCTCGGGGTCCGGCGGGTCAGCGGGCCAGCTCGTGCCTGCGCCGGCGGCTCGGACCATGCGGGCCTGGCTGTGGGCCCTCCTCTGCCTCGGTAAGTGTCCAGGCCATTGCGCAGGTGTGGAACCGACGCTGGGGGGCCGGGCCCGCTCCCCGCCATCTTTGTGGGGGGCGGCCGCTCACCAGGCCCTCTCCCCCAGGGCAGTGCCGGGGCGTCGGGACCGAGGACAACGGTGAGTCGCGGGGCTCCGGGGGCGGCGCGGGGGCGGGGGCCCCGGGAACGGCCGGCTCCACTTCCCTTCCAGAAACCCTGCCCAGGCCGCAGATCCTCCTGGAGGAGGGCTCGGTGATCCCCCTGGGCCGGCCGGCCCACATCCGCTGCCGCGGCCCGGAGCAGGCGCTGCTCTTCATGCTGCAGAAGGAGGACGACCCGGACTTTCTGGAGAGCCGGGAGCCCATCTGGAACGAGgccctcttctccttcccccgCGCACACGCGGGCACCGCCGGGCTCTACAGCTGCCTCTACCAGACCCTGTGGGGGGTCAGCCCGCCCAGCGAGGGGCAGCGCCTGGCAGTGGCGGGTGAGGGCCCCGCCCCGAGCCGAGCTCCGCCCCGTGCCGGCCCCGCCCTGCTGGCCCCGCCCCGTGCTGGCCCCGCCCTGCTGGCCCCGCGCGTGCTGGCACCGCCCCGTActggccccgccccgccccgagCTCCACCCCGTGCCGGCCCCGCCCTGCTGGCCCCGCTCCGTACTGGCCCCTCCCCGTGCTGGCCCCGCCCTGCTGGCCCCTCCCCGTGCTGGCCCCCGCCCTGCTGGCCCCGCCCCGTACTGGCCCCTCCCCGTGCTGGCCCCGCCCTGCTGGCCCCGCCCCGTACTGGCCCCTCCCCGTGCTGGCCCCGCCCCGTGCTGGCCCCGCCCTGAGCCGAGCTCCGCCCCATGCTGGCCCCGCCCCGCCCTGGCTCCGCCCCTGCTggccccgccccgggccccgcccACCCCgcctgcctccccctccccaccagcCAAAGGCGAGGCCCGAGGGGCCGGAGGGGCCTCTTTACCCCCCTGGAGCACCTTTGtgctcctcttctcccttccccccccttcagcttccccttcctccctctctccctcttttcccccttcctttccttcctgctCCTAgacttccttcttctccctcctgGACCCCCACCCCGTCCCGGATGCCCTTGGCAGCCCAGAGAGGGAGGAGGGCTGCCTCCTCTAGCTGCCGCCTCCTCCCCCCGCAGGCATCATCCCCAAACCCTACCTCTCGGTCAAGCCCAACAGCACGGTGACCTCAGGCCAGGCCCTGATGTTCAAGTGCTGGTCGGACCAAAAACTGGATCGGCTGATCCTGTACCAGGACAGAGGATCCATCCCGCCCATGTACCGGCTGGCCCCCAACTCGGAGGTGGAGCTCAGGTTCCCCAAGGCCAGCAGCAAGCACGAAGGCAACTACTCCTGCATCGGCTACATCAGCACGGACCCGTTCACCTGGTCACAGCCCAGCAACCCTGTGGTCCTCACAGGTGGGTGCCTGACCGACCCCCTCCTCTGGGCTGGGCTTGGGGCTCACAGAGTCAGAGAACCAGAGAGGAGAGCTGGGAGGGACTTCCAGAACCCCAAGGgatgaagggacttgtccaaggtcacatagctcctGGTCAGAGACAAGGATTCAGGCCTTCCTCACTCCATAATACCACCTGCCTCCTTGTCTCATTCCTCGGTCTTGGGGCCCAGGGCTGAGGGGCATGGGGAATCCAAGACTTCTGAGGAAGAGGAACTTCCTCAGCAGAGgtctctatcccccccccccccagtctcccAGTCCCAGGATCACACTGTGGGCATCATCATCCTTGTACTCCTGCTGGCCCTGGGTGCTCTGCTGTCCTAGGCAGGAGATCCCTCACCTACCCCAGAGCAGCCTAACCTCCAGTGCAGCCGCAGATAATAAACTACCAAGACAATGTTCAGTGTCTCCTTTCTATCCTGGGGATGTGCTAGGAGAAGGAGCTTCCCAAGGAAGCTGTTgagcgtgtttgtgtgtgtgcatttgtgtatCTACCAGAGTCAGTGCTGCCGATGGGGGATGGGGGACAAAGCTCACTGGATTGGCATCCAGAAACTAGAGAATTTAGAGACCCTTTAGTGGGTCAAAGCTAAACACTTAATAACTCCTTGTTTAGAATATAAGCTAAATGGTTCAAATAGTATACCTGTATTTTACTGTAGTAATTCTGATGTGCTTCAGTATTCACCTATAAGATTCTTATAAGATAAGGATTCAACATGGTGTTCATACTGATCATCTGACATGATTATAAGAATTTTCCATAAAAGAATACAGgcagaaggggaaagagaaagtttTCCCTTATCAAAGTGGCCAGTTGCATTGAACCAAGCTTCAAGTCAGCCCAATGccaagataaggaaattgagtcagaaGAATACTACTTCTGGTTATGTTGATCAGTATTCTCCCAGTCTTTCCCAGGAGAACTCCACCTACGCTGTATGTTTGTGAAACCTCATTAGGTTGCTGGCACCATCAATCATTGATTCAGTAGCATTCTGTGATgatcatccctggagtcagacTCCAGGTATATTATCCTAATATCAGTTAACCATCCCATAAGATCTTAAGTAGAATTTTTCAATAATCAGAGCTTCAGGTGAAGTCAACTCACAAGGATCAAATATTATAATGATTAAATATAGGACTATGATCTCACATTGATAACAGTAAGAGATTCATCATACCAAAATCATCATTTATCTTGTCAGCATTGCTCAAATGGTTTTGCTTACAGATGCTtaataacaaacaacaaaagaCTTGGGAAGTATAAAAACAATAATCTCAAATTGTATATagggaacagatttttttttggcaaggcaatgaggttaagtgacttgtccaaggtcacccagctaggtaattattaaatgtctgaggtcaaatttgaacacaagtccttatgattccagggcctgtgctctattcactgcatcacttagctatCCCAAGAACAGATCTTACATAACATTGTCtatattaaaaattaagacaTAAACTAGATTACTATTCTCAGAATTCTGTTAAACAATGAGAACATCTTTAGGTGACTCTTAAGTAGTTTCTAATTCCAGattaaacaacaaagaaaaatcattttcaattgAGGTGACACAAGATAACTCATAAATTACTACTCTTCACTAACTTAACATTTCTGTACTGAAATCCTATACCTTAAAACAAAAAGGTTCCTGACTTTGACCTTACAATTTACCTTACCTAACCTTACTTTACCTTACCCTACAAATTACCTTACAATTTAACCTTATTAACAATACAAGGAGATCCTTCAGGAATTGAATTTTATACATGTGATAAGTTCAAGCACTAATTTAACTCTTGTGTAGATTCTAGAATCATCAATTCCAATCAAAACACCATCTAGCCTTAGATCTCAGATGTTGCTTCCATTGAGCCACTGACTGTTGATGCTGTTTCTCTGAAAGCATTCCTTAAGGAAAGACAAAAAGGGCACTGCAAACCCAAGAGTGaaactacaaaaagaaaattcaggatCAGAAAGTCTCATTAATCAAAGTAGACTTGGATATaattgatattaatattaatatcaacTATGGCAATAAATTAGCTTATAGGTGAAAATTCTGTTGGCCTCCTACAAATCACACAAAAGActtttacaaaagtttttttaacttaaacATTTCTACCTAAAAGTATTATcatgattttaaagaaataatcacTAATCCTTTATGAAATAAATTGATTGGAAACCTATTTAgctcttttcctcttattcaaccttaaagcaaaaataaatctttcaaacTGAAATTTATCAAACCTGTTGGAGTAAATTGTATTTATGTATCATAAATTGTATCCCAAAagccttaaaaacaaaataaattcctaagAACCACAAAATTTCTAATTATCACCTTTAAGTCAAAAGGTATTTACAACAGGGAGAAGTCTCAGTTTTTCTAAGCTCAAAGTTCTAAAAAACATACCCAATCAAATAAGTCTTACCATAATAGCAAAGTTTACCTTTAAAGGTCACtctataaaattttctttgtctttaaatgTTTCACTAGAAATAATCCCATAGGGGCTCCTAGGTGGcgcaatggggcggctaggtggcacagtggattagagcactggccttggagtcaggagtacctgagttcaaatccggcctcagacacttaataattacctagctgtgtagccttgggcaagccacttaaccccattgccttgcaaaaactaaaaaaaaaaaaaaaaagaatcccataAAGGGGCACAAGCATGGACAATACTTTTAAAAGGGGCAAGTTACAGAGACCAAAAGGTGACAGTCCCCTTTGATTAAGCAATGTATAACATAAAATtctgttccatttctttttcttcaggagACATCTGATGTGTTTCTATAACACTAGAGTCCAGGTTCTTCCATGTAAAATCCAGGTTACTTACCCTTCTAGTAAAAGAAATATCTCAATACAATTTTATCCGttaaatcttatttttccattaaaaaaaaacatgaaatttgGAACTTCTTAATTATGATTTGATTTCCAATTACTACATGGAGAACTTagttacaaatagaaaatttgaaaaaaacagaGCAGTTTTATACTTGGCACTATTCATCTATTTCCCCCAATTGGATGATGCTTCTCCACTTATGGAAATACTTCCATAAGAATAAGAATtccaatataaaaatgaattcattaaagATAACAAATTAACTTGAATTTGTAACATATACCTTTTGGTAATCAATTTAGAATGGTGTGTATCCAGTAAGTGGTTTatcaataaaatagttttaaactttttccaatgtttagagaaataataattttttaaaaaccctcttAATTAGATTTCTctatacaaacaaaaaattttaaaatagagcaCAAGTCATCCTTCTTCTGATAAAAGAGAACTTGAGATAGTTACAACAAAGAATCATATCTTGATGTCAcaaaatctttataatatttgcttaaatATTCCCTTGGTATTTTGAAAAGCTATAAAGACCTTAATTCTCACAGGCTAATGTAACTGACAGCAGATGCCAAGCCTATACATTAGAGTAGATGACtagcaagcagaaaaaaaaatgacataaatttTACCTGACACGATTACAGAACTTTGCTTTACAAACCAGggaaacctagctgtgtgatcttgggcaagtcacttaaccccattgccttaaataaatttttaaaaaaatttaaaagaccaGGAAAAAATGGGGGTTTtttaagggttgtttttttttttttgcaaggcaatggggttaagtggcttgcccaaggccacacagctagataattattaagtgtctgaggccggatttgaactcaggtactcctgactacagggccagtgctctatccactatgcacctagccacccctaatagtGTTTTAGAGTAATAATTTAGCATATTTAAAAGTTAATATCAtactaaatttttctttgttataactCAGATATCCcttaaaagatcaaaagaaagtcaaattcttttgaatatatttttaaccCTTTAAACTATTCACAACTCAGCAACAAAACTTTTTCAAGTTACATTATCAATTTATGAAGAGGAATTaggtatttcttttaaaattaaacatacaaaTTTTTAAGATTGTATTCAAATTTTGCATCCAAATTCTAAATTTCCACAATATACCTTTCAGATCAACAGAACATTTTACATAAAGTAATCCTTAATTTGTAAActttagggtagctaggtggcacagtggatagagcactggccctgatcAGGAACtgatcaggaagacttgagttcaaatgtggcctctgcctagtatgtgaccttgggcaaatcacttaaccccattgccttaaagaaagaattttttttaaattgcaaatttCAAAATATCCATTTAAGCCTAAATATCggtattattttttgttgttttgggggggggttgtttaggggttttttgcaaggtaatggggttaagtggcttgcccaaggtcacacagaaaggtaattattaagtgtctgatttgaactcaggtactcctaactccagggccggtgctctatccactgcgccacctagctgccccatctctattattttttaaaacaaattttgagtTCAGAATACCATAACAGCTAGcctgtgctatttttttttagatttagagaaaataagagttgagagatccaggagagaagCCTCCAATGTGAATGAtatagggagaaagagagaagagatggagctacagagggagaggagaggagagggaaagctGCAGAGGAGAACTGAGCAGCAGGGGATCAGTGCAAAGTTTAAGAATTAAATGGGTTGGTTTTACCTAAGCTAGGAATAAGAAAAACCAGATTCTTTTTATTCtgagagaaatataatttttagccaaaagaaaaaaatcatagaaagaaaaaaaaaatggagagccACCACTCCCacttcagagagagagacagagagacaggaggACAGAGCTAGCCAATCCAAATGATAGAAAACAGCTTCACTACTTTGGGAGATTCATTTCTCCCAGCTAGAAAGGAGAAAGGGTCCTTAAATACCTGTAAAGGTCACAGCCAGCCAAACCAAGCAACAGTTTTGCCTTTCACTCCTTAGCAGCTTAGGAAAGAGgtaaaggagagggagggagggagagagaaacagagacagagacagacagagagagaggggcagaagagagagagagagagagagagagagagagagagagagagagagagagagagagaggaaagagagggaaccCTATCAGTCAGTCCAGAACATaaagaaagttaggaagagaagaacagctcttttctccttcaaaaacaacatgattttcaggaaaaGTTGTCTTGTGGCATCAAATTGTaagtttttggaaaagaaaaagttttggaTTTCCCCAATTTCCTTGCTgtgaaacagagagaagggagaagaaagcaGAGGGACTGTATCTCATCAAGGGAGGGGACAATGAAGAGGGAGACTGGtcaatcagaacacagagacaGGCCAGTCAACCTGACCAGGCCAAGAGCTCCATTCTATTGGTACCACAAAGAACACACAATTTAAACAAGTACCCACAAACCTTGGGTCAGAGCATCTTGAACTAAAGAGGCCCAGAATTCCAGGAAAACCCCACTTCGCTCTCAGACCAGAGGGTCCAAAAACAAAGACTACAGGTGCTCCAGAGAAGATCCCTggcaaggtttttctgaaatgtcACAATGGACCCCCTTCGCACCATCCTTAGGTCAAGGGGCAAGTGCTCTCCAGCCAGGCTGGAAGACACATGCTGGTCAAGTGGTGAGTGGATTAATTACaggtgaagtcctctcagggttaaggaTGTGGCCCAAGGGGCCCAGGACATCCTTTTTTACTGACCATGAGAATCCTACTTTTAGTCAAATAGTCATGAAGGGCAGTAGAACCGCTAGGTCACCTCACCATCCGGCAGGAAACACACTGTAAAAATATTACATTCCTTTCTTTGAGTGAGTTGCTGGGGTAGATTCTACCCCCCAAAACCCAGCCATTGGGCTGAAGGGGAAGGGGGTTAGGGTGGGGGAAACTTTGGTTCAGACCTATATAAACCAAACTTGCTGTGCTCCAAGTATGGCTCTCTGACTTTCACTATCGGTGTGTCAGTGAGTCCCCTCTTTTTCTTCAGAAAAAGTAAATACTTTCTTTTGCTCCAAATGAGTCTCTGAGAATTTCTTGTAGGGTAATTTTACCCCACACAGTGGTAACCCTTAAATCCCTAAAATCATAGGTCAAATCAGAGAATAGTTAATTTCTAAATAAAACAATTGAGTTAAAAAGTGATGGccaaggggctgctaggtggtatagtggacagagcaccggccttggagtcaggagtacctgagttcaaatctgacctcagacactgcataattacctagctgtgtgaccttgggcaagccacttaactcccattgccttgcaaaagaaatttaaaaaaaaaaagtgatggccTCACCTTATCCTATAGCCAATTTTGGCTAGGCTCAAAATCTGTTCCAGTTTTAGTTTTAGGGATGCCATATCCAGCATTGTTAAAAGGAAGTCTGGTCTACCCATTTTCAAGTCAAAATTGTCTAAATCTACACGTGTCATCCAAAGCACTGGTTCAGAATGGAGCCAGGATTTTAAAAGTTACAGACCTTTCTTCCCAAGGAACACCTCTGACTACAGACCAAGGACCGTCCATCCAAG
This region includes:
- the LOC141509962 gene encoding leukocyte immunoglobulin-like receptor subfamily A member 5, encoding MPSWTEARGVHLLSSIKELLSWSLDHLCSTDVDSASDSFLSFLGPRPFRGLLSSSQSQGEPVPIDILSSRIPARPIVLLLPGPWRVRVGALVSPQRLLPHLLPPHSDTGAPAVPALGQAGRCQRHTPGAGPERHRSHLLGRRAPKALGGRGEGGASGSGGSAGQLVPAPAARTMRAWLWALLCLGQCRGVGTEDNETLPRPQILLEEGSVIPLGRPAHIRCRGPEQALLFMLQKEDDPDFLESREPIWNEALFSFPRAHAGTAGLYSCLYQTLWGVSPPSEGQRLAVAGIIPKPYLSVKPNSTVTSGQALMFKCWSDQKLDRLILYQDRGSIPPMYRLAPNSEVELRFPKASSKHEGNYSCIGYISTDPFTWSQPSNPVVLTVSQSQDHTVGIIILVLLLALGALLS